CCGGAAGGCTGCGCGTCGATCCTGTGGAAGAGCGCCGCGAAGGCGCCCGAAGCGGCCGAGGCGCTGGGTCTGACCGCGCATCGTCTGAAGGCGCTCGGCCTGATCGACAAGATCGTGAACGAGCCGCTCGGCGGCGCGCATCGTGACCCGAAGGGCATGGCCGCGCTGCTGCGCCGCGCGCTCTCCGACTCGCTGCGCCAGTTCCAGGGCATGAGCATTGCCGAACTGAAGGAGCGTCGTTACGAGCGCCTGATGGCCTACGGCAAGTACAAGGAAACGACGCCGGGCGCGTAACGCACCGCCGTCGCGTCATGCCGACGCCGCATTCCGACCCGCACGCCGGGCGCATCGTTCTCGACGCGCTCGGCGTCGTGCTTTCTGCGCTGCCATTCGAGGCGCGTATCGCCGTCGCATATAGCGGCGGCCTCGATTCCTCGGTGTTGCTCGACGCCGCCGTGCGGGCGGCGGGCGCGGCGCGCGTGGTCGCGCTGCATGTGCACCACGGCCTCAGTCCTCATGCCGATGCCTGGCTCGCGCACTGCGCGGCGACCGCGCGCGCCTATGGCGTGAGGTTCGATGCGCGCCGCGTGGAGGTCGCACGCGACGCCGCGGCGGGTATCGAAGCGGCCGCGCGTGACGCGCGCTACCGGGCGCTCGACGCGATGTGCGCGGAGCACGGCGTCGCGGCGCTCTGGCTCGCCCAGCATGCCGACGATCAAGCCGAAACCGTGTTGCTGCAATGGTTGCGCGGCGCGGGCCTCGCCGGCCTCGCGGCGATGGCGCCGGTGCGCGCGGTCGAAGGCGGCGTGCCGCGCATGCGCCCGCTGCTGGGTTTGTTGCGCGCGCAACTGGAGCGCTATGCGCATGCGTACGATCTGCGCTGGATCGACGACGAATCGAATGACGACACCCGCTATGCGCGCAACGCCTTGCGTCACGACGTGATGCCGGCGCTCGCCGCGCACTTTCCCGGTTATCGCGAGGCGCTCGCGCGCACAGCGGCCCACGCGGCCGCCTCGCAGCGTTTGCTCGACGACCTCGCGCAGATCGATTTGCGCGAGATCGCGCGCGACGACGGGCGCGCGCTGTCGCATGCGGCGCTGGTCGCGCTCGACGACGCGCGCGCCTTGAATCTGCTGCGCTACTGGATGCGTTCGCTCGGGCTGCCCGCCGCTTCCACGGCGCGGCTGAACGACGCGCTGCGCCAGTTGCGCGAGATCGCGCACGGCGACGCGCGGGCCGCCGACACGCCGAACGATCACGCCTTGCGCGTCGATCACGCCGGTCAGCAGTTGCGGTGTTATCGCGGGCTGGTGTCGTGGGATGCGCCGCGCGCCGCAGTCGATCCGGCGCCGGCGCGCCCGCATGCCGAACTACGCTGGCGCGGTCAGGAAATCTGGCGCTTGCCCGCGTGGCGCGGCACCTACGTGTTCGCGCCCGCGAGCGCCGACGACGCCGATGCGGTGCCCGAAGCCGTGCTGCTGCGCGCGCCGCTCGTCGCGCGCGAGCGCAGCGGCGGCGAGCGTTTGCGCGACGAGGCGGCCAACGTGAGCCGCACGCTCAAGAATCTGTTTCAAATGCGCGGTGTGCCCGCGTGGGAGCGCGATGTGCCGCTGCTGTATCTCGGCGAGACGCTCCTGTTCGTGCCCCGGATCGGCGTGAATCGCTCGGCGTTCGGGGCGCTCGACCCGCAGGCGGTCACGGGCTGGCGCCGTATCGAATGGCGCGAGGATCTGACGATCGCGTGATCCAGCGTGATCCAAACCGGACCGGCGGACCTCGGCACGACATCGGAACGACATCGGCAGGAATTACCGGCTATCCCTCGGGCTGCGCGCCGCTTTCGTGGCCCTACCTCGGCCGATCTCCCGCAAATCCTTGCCAGGCAAGTGTTTTTGCCGCCTCGCACGCGAGTTCCGCCTTGTAATTTTGGCGTCATTCGGGTAGGGTAACTCGTTTGTCCAGCCCGCTTTTTCGCGTTCACGGACGCCGTCAAAAGCGGTGTCTGCAGTGAAGGCGCGATTTTTCCTTCGAGCGGTATCCGACGGTTGCAGGGACGTCGTAGCGGCATGCGGGCAGGGCGCGTTTCAAGACATGGGCAGCACACGCTGCGCGCGCGTTTCGTTTCGATCGGGGCCACGGCTCGGGTCGCGAGGCGGCGGATCTTGACGCCCCTGAGGACAATCCCGCGCGTGCTGCACGCGCTGCATGAAACGGTCGCCAGGCCGCGAAGTCCGGGCGGCGCCGTCTTTCAGTGCGCCAGCGCGGAAACATCTCCAGTTCAGAACGACAATGGCACTCATCGTACATAAATACGGCGGCACCTCGATGGGCTCGACGGAGCGCATCAAGAACGTCGCCAAGCGCGTCGCGAAATGGCACAAGGCTGGCCACAAGATGGTCGTCGTGCCTTCGGCGATGTCCGGCGAAACGAATCGTCTGCTCGGTCTCGCGAAAGAGATCTCGGCGCAACCGAGTCCGCGCGAGCTCGACATGATTGCGGCGACCGGCGAACAGGTGAGCGTCGGCCTGCTGTCGATCGCCCTGCAGGAAGCGGGCGTCGACGCCATCAGCTACACGGGCTGGCAAGTGCCGGTCAAAACCGACAGCGCCTTCACGAAGGCGCGCATCAACGACATCGACGGCGAGCGCGTGCT
The Paraburkholderia acidisoli genome window above contains:
- the tilS gene encoding tRNA lysidine(34) synthetase TilS, with amino-acid sequence MPTPHSDPHAGRIVLDALGVVLSALPFEARIAVAYSGGLDSSVLLDAAVRAAGAARVVALHVHHGLSPHADAWLAHCAATARAYGVRFDARRVEVARDAAAGIEAAARDARYRALDAMCAEHGVAALWLAQHADDQAETVLLQWLRGAGLAGLAAMAPVRAVEGGVPRMRPLLGLLRAQLERYAHAYDLRWIDDESNDDTRYARNALRHDVMPALAAHFPGYREALARTAAHAAASQRLLDDLAQIDLREIARDDGRALSHAALVALDDARALNLLRYWMRSLGLPAASTARLNDALRQLREIAHGDARAADTPNDHALRVDHAGQQLRCYRGLVSWDAPRAAVDPAPARPHAELRWRGQEIWRLPAWRGTYVFAPASADDADAVPEAVLLRAPLVARERSGGERLRDEAANVSRTLKNLFQMRGVPAWERDVPLLYLGETLLFVPRIGVNRSAFGALDPQAVTGWRRIEWREDLTIA